The proteins below come from a single Micromonospora citrea genomic window:
- a CDS encoding glycogen debranching N-terminal domain-containing protein codes for MKDLVSILDGNTFLVSDRHGDIEPSVDFPTGLFSFDTRFLSTWILTVDGERLHALSVDDAESYRTRFFLVPGEPTHYLDAKVSVIRSRAIGGSFQEELTLLNHAGKEMEFTVRLDMGADFADVFEIKHVRQKKGRTVATTGDNDLRLTYRREGFHRETVISTSAPADIGVTGMAFRIRVGPHSEWTTRLHVSTVVYGARGEDVRANLPLYRGSRNPTAIRREQDELIARAPKLGCDCQPLAGAYRQSLDDLAALRYESITLGARLMAAGLPWFMTLFGRDSIITSLQVVPFLPELIPATITMLAGLQGHRVDDFRDEEPGKILHELRYGETAGFEEQPHSPYYGSADSTPLFVILLDEYERWTGDAQLVRRLEAHARAALAWIDTYGDLLGNGYLWYRTRNPDTGLQNQCWKDSWDSISYRDGRLPGFPRATCELQGYAYDAKIRGARLARTFWGDPAYADRLEREAAELKMRFNRDFWIPEGEYYALALDADGRHVDALSSNIGHLLWSGIVDESRAGRIAEHLLGPRLFSGWGVRTLADDQGRYNPVGYHVGTVWPFDNSLIAWGLWRYGFRREAGQICEAMLAASQFFGGRLPEAFAGYERDLTEYPVEYPTACSPQAWSAGTPLLLLRVMLGLEPQGEHLIIDPAVPEGMGRMELLDIPGRWGHVDALGRSRTPRDQAPRH; via the coding sequence ATGAAGGACCTCGTCAGCATCCTGGACGGCAACACCTTCCTGGTCAGCGACCGGCACGGGGACATCGAGCCGTCCGTCGACTTCCCGACCGGGCTCTTCTCGTTCGACACCCGGTTCCTCTCCACCTGGATCCTCACCGTCGACGGCGAGCGGCTGCACGCCCTCTCCGTCGACGACGCGGAGTCCTACCGCACCCGCTTCTTCCTGGTCCCCGGCGAGCCGACGCACTACCTGGACGCGAAGGTCTCGGTGATCCGGAGCCGGGCCATCGGCGGCAGCTTCCAGGAGGAGCTGACCCTGCTCAACCACGCCGGGAAGGAGATGGAGTTCACCGTCCGCCTCGACATGGGGGCCGACTTCGCGGACGTGTTCGAGATCAAGCACGTCCGGCAGAAGAAGGGCCGCACCGTCGCCACCACCGGCGACAACGACCTGCGCCTCACCTACCGCCGCGAGGGCTTCCACCGGGAGACCGTGATCAGCACCAGCGCGCCCGCCGACATCGGGGTCACCGGGATGGCCTTCCGGATCCGGGTCGGCCCGCACAGCGAGTGGACGACCCGGCTGCACGTGTCGACGGTCGTCTACGGGGCGCGCGGCGAGGACGTCCGGGCCAACCTGCCGCTCTACAGGGGCAGCCGCAACCCGACCGCGATCCGCCGCGAGCAGGACGAGCTGATCGCGCGGGCGCCGAAGCTCGGCTGCGACTGCCAGCCGTTGGCCGGGGCGTACCGGCAGAGCCTTGACGACCTGGCGGCGCTGCGCTACGAGTCGATCACCCTCGGCGCGCGCCTGATGGCCGCCGGCCTGCCGTGGTTCATGACCCTGTTCGGCCGGGACAGCATCATCACCTCGCTCCAGGTGGTGCCGTTCCTGCCGGAGCTGATCCCGGCGACCATCACGATGCTGGCCGGCCTCCAGGGGCACCGGGTCGACGACTTCCGCGACGAGGAGCCGGGAAAGATCCTGCACGAGCTGCGCTACGGCGAGACGGCCGGCTTCGAGGAGCAGCCCCACTCGCCGTACTACGGGTCGGCCGACTCCACCCCGCTGTTCGTCATCCTGCTCGACGAGTACGAGCGGTGGACGGGCGACGCCCAACTGGTGCGGCGACTGGAGGCGCACGCCCGCGCCGCGCTCGCCTGGATCGACACGTACGGCGACCTGCTCGGCAACGGATACCTCTGGTACCGGACCCGCAACCCCGACACGGGGCTGCAGAACCAGTGCTGGAAGGACTCCTGGGACTCGATCTCGTACCGCGACGGCCGCCTGCCGGGGTTTCCCCGCGCCACCTGCGAGCTCCAGGGGTACGCGTACGACGCGAAGATCCGCGGCGCGCGGCTGGCCCGGACGTTCTGGGGCGACCCCGCGTACGCCGACCGGCTGGAGCGCGAGGCGGCCGAGCTGAAGATGCGGTTCAACCGGGACTTCTGGATCCCGGAGGGCGAGTACTACGCGCTGGCCCTCGACGCCGACGGCCGGCACGTGGACGCGCTCAGCTCGAACATCGGGCATCTGCTCTGGAGCGGCATCGTGGACGAGTCGCGGGCCGGACGGATCGCCGAGCACCTGCTGGGCCCCCGGCTCTTCTCCGGTTGGGGGGTCCGGACGCTCGCCGACGACCAGGGACGCTACAACCCGGTCGGCTACCACGTGGGTACCGTGTGGCCGTTCGACAACTCCCTGATCGCCTGGGGCCTGTGGCGCTACGGGTTCCGCCGGGAGGCCGGCCAGATCTGCGAGGCGATGCTGGCGGCGTCGCAGTTCTTCGGCGGGCGGCTGCCGGAGGCCTTCGCCGGCTACGAGCGCGACCTCACCGAGTATCCGGTGGAGTATCCGACCGCGTGCAGCCCGCAGGCGTGGTCGGCGGGGACGCCGTTGCTGCTGCTCCGGGTGATGCTGGGGCTGGAGCCGCAGGGCGAGCACCTGATCATCGATCCGGCCGTGCCGGAGGGGATGGGACGGATGGAGCTGCTGGACATCCCGGGCCGCTGGGGCCACGTCGACGCCCTGGGGCGCAGTCGCACCCCGCGCGACCAGGCCCCGCGCCACTGA
- a CDS encoding LmeA family phospholipid-binding protein — translation MAQDHTYEERPRRRGRKVLVTLVVLLLVLGGLIVAADRVAAGVAERAIADQVRQEIANQGAQSSAPEVEVGGFPFLTQVLDGRYERITIGLRDVQGPVQGDVVALPKLDVDAHNVRASLDTIRSGQGDVVAETVDGTGTISYDSLAKLLDRPGLTLGEQGGRLAVTAPVDILGQRLTVTGTADITVGDQGQVALRFNDLNAEGLPNLPLARTLLNNYAKSISIDVPLPELPFQLAVREVRPLPEGLAVTADAKNVPINSAMG, via the coding sequence GTGGCGCAGGATCACACGTACGAGGAGCGGCCCCGTCGACGCGGGCGCAAGGTGCTCGTCACCCTCGTCGTCCTGCTCCTCGTGCTGGGCGGCCTGATCGTGGCGGCCGACCGGGTCGCGGCCGGCGTGGCCGAACGGGCCATCGCCGACCAGGTCCGGCAGGAGATCGCCAACCAGGGGGCGCAGTCCTCGGCGCCGGAGGTCGAGGTCGGCGGCTTCCCGTTCCTCACCCAGGTGCTCGACGGCCGGTACGAGCGCATCACCATCGGGCTGCGGGACGTGCAGGGCCCGGTGCAGGGCGACGTGGTCGCGCTGCCGAAGCTCGACGTGGACGCCCACAACGTCCGCGCCTCGCTGGACACGATCCGCTCCGGCCAGGGCGACGTGGTCGCCGAGACGGTCGACGGCACCGGCACGATCAGCTACGACAGCCTCGCCAAGCTGCTCGACCGCCCGGGGCTGACCCTCGGCGAGCAGGGCGGCCGGCTCGCCGTCACCGCCCCGGTCGACATCCTCGGCCAGCGGCTCACGGTGACCGGCACCGCCGACATCACGGTCGGCGACCAGGGGCAGGTGGCGCTGCGCTTCAACGACCTGAACGCCGAGGGCCTGCCGAACCTGCCGCTGGCCCGTACGCTGCTCAACAACTACGCCAAGAGCATCTCGATCGACGTGCCCCTGCCGGAGCTGCCGTTCCAGCTCGCCGTCCGGGAGGTCCGGCCGCTGCCCGAGGGGCTGGCCGTGACCGCGGACGCGAAGAACGTGCCGATCAACTCCGCCATGGGCTGA
- a CDS encoding FABP family protein, translated as MSDENPLQPPPWLNAPPVDPYPFEESHDLRVGPKLHPSLDGLLPYVGVWRGRGRGGFPTIEDFDYAQEIRISHDGRPFLFYESRAWILDEQSKPVRPAGREVGWWRPVLDGDRVTDELEALMTTPTGVMELHIGRRKGTQLEFVTDAVVRTATAKEVTAGHRLFGIVEGALLYAQEMAAVGHGLSPHLSARLTRVAG; from the coding sequence GTGAGCGACGAGAATCCCCTGCAGCCGCCGCCGTGGCTGAACGCGCCGCCGGTCGACCCGTACCCCTTCGAGGAGAGTCACGACCTGCGGGTGGGCCCGAAGCTGCACCCGTCGCTGGACGGCCTGCTGCCCTACGTCGGGGTGTGGCGCGGCCGTGGCCGGGGCGGCTTCCCCACCATCGAGGACTTCGACTACGCGCAGGAGATCCGGATCAGCCACGACGGCCGGCCGTTCCTGTTCTACGAGTCGCGCGCCTGGATCCTGGACGAGCAGAGCAAGCCGGTCCGTCCCGCGGGGCGTGAGGTCGGCTGGTGGCGGCCGGTGCTGGACGGCGACCGGGTCACCGACGAGCTGGAGGCGCTGATGACCACCCCGACCGGGGTGATGGAGCTGCACATCGGCAGGCGCAAGGGCACCCAGCTGGAGTTCGTGACCGACGCGGTGGTCCGCACGGCCACCGCCAAGGAGGTCACCGCCGGTCACCGCCTCTTCGGCATCGTCGAGGGTGCGCTGCTCTACGCCCAGGAGATGGCCGCCGTCGGCCACGGGCTCTCCCCGCACCTCTCCGCCCGCCTCACCCGCGTGGCCGGCTGA
- a CDS encoding SCP2 sterol-binding domain-containing protein: MTEATERFFESLPARAPDVLHSPVSGTLQIDLARGNQTLHWVVRMAPGVIEVSRHRGPADAIWYTSEELFDRLVTGQAQAISTVLRNESSFSGHVGLFLAFRRFFPDPPGTRDPRDVAREQAGRLR; encoded by the coding sequence GTGACCGAGGCGACGGAGCGGTTCTTCGAATCACTGCCGGCGCGCGCCCCGGACGTGCTGCACAGTCCGGTCAGCGGGACCCTGCAGATCGACCTCGCCCGCGGCAACCAGACGCTGCACTGGGTCGTCCGGATGGCGCCCGGCGTGATCGAGGTGAGCCGGCACCGGGGGCCGGCCGACGCGATCTGGTACACCAGCGAGGAACTGTTCGACCGGCTCGTGACGGGGCAGGCCCAGGCGATCTCGACGGTGCTGCGCAACGAGAGCAGCTTCAGCGGCCACGTCGGGCTCTTCCTGGCCTTCCGACGGTTCTTCCCCGACCCGCCCGGCACCCGGGACCCACGCGACGTCGCCCGCGAGCAGGCCGGGCGGCTGCGATGA
- a CDS encoding YgfZ/GcvT domain-containing protein: protein MIDIAGAVSVESIDEASRDQPEPAHAAAGVRGVAAHYGDPMREQRTLDTAVGLVDRSHRGVVAVPGEERIGWLHTLTTQHLARLTAGQGTELLVLSPHGHVEQHAMVAEDGVTTWLDTEPGATAGLLAYLERMRFFSKVEPRDVTAEHALLSLVGPEAPAAVETLGVTGLAAPDVVAVPGPKFRSGEVPPRPTALYDVRPLPVGGWARRGPLGVDLLVPRAAMEQVVTELRGNGVPVAGLWAYEAVRVAARRARVGVDTDHRTIPAEVDLIAPAVHLDKGCYRGQETVARVHNMGRPPRRLVLLHLDGVTTDQPPTAGTPVMLDGRAVGFVGTAVHHHELGQVALAVVKRNVADDARLLVGETAAAIDPA, encoded by the coding sequence ATGATCGACATCGCGGGCGCGGTGAGCGTCGAGAGCATCGACGAGGCCAGCCGGGACCAGCCCGAGCCGGCGCACGCGGCGGCGGGCGTGCGGGGGGTGGCCGCGCACTACGGCGACCCGATGCGCGAGCAGCGCACCCTCGACACCGCCGTCGGCCTGGTCGACCGCTCGCACCGGGGCGTCGTCGCCGTGCCGGGCGAGGAGCGGATCGGCTGGCTGCACACGCTCACCACCCAGCACCTGGCGCGGCTCACCGCCGGCCAGGGCACCGAGCTGCTGGTGCTCTCGCCGCACGGGCACGTCGAGCAGCACGCCATGGTGGCCGAGGACGGCGTCACCACCTGGCTCGACACCGAGCCCGGCGCGACCGCCGGCCTGCTGGCGTACCTGGAGCGGATGCGGTTCTTCAGCAAGGTCGAGCCGCGCGACGTGACCGCCGAGCACGCGCTGCTCTCGCTGGTCGGCCCGGAGGCCCCCGCCGCGGTGGAGACGCTCGGCGTCACCGGGCTGGCGGCGCCCGACGTGGTCGCGGTGCCGGGCCCGAAGTTCCGCTCCGGCGAGGTGCCACCCCGGCCCACCGCGCTGTACGACGTGCGGCCGCTGCCCGTCGGCGGCTGGGCGCGCCGGGGGCCGCTGGGCGTGGACCTGCTGGTGCCCCGGGCCGCAATGGAGCAGGTGGTCACCGAGCTGCGGGGCAACGGGGTGCCGGTCGCCGGGCTGTGGGCGTACGAGGCGGTGCGGGTGGCCGCCCGGCGGGCCCGCGTCGGGGTCGACACCGACCACCGGACGATCCCGGCCGAGGTGGACCTGATCGCCCCGGCCGTGCACCTGGACAAGGGCTGCTACCGGGGCCAGGAGACCGTGGCCCGGGTGCACAACATGGGCCGGCCGCCGCGTCGGCTCGTACTGCTGCACCTGGACGGGGTGACCACCGACCAGCCGCCGACCGCCGGCACGCCGGTGATGCTCGACGGCCGGGCGGTCGGCTTCGTCGGCACCGCCGTGCACCACCACGAGCTGGGCCAGGTCGCCCTCGCCGTGGTCAAGCGCAACGTCGCCGACGACGCCCGCCTCCTGGTCGGCGAGACCGCCGCCGCGATCGATCCGGCCTGA
- a CDS encoding Ms5788A family Cys-rich leader peptide encodes MGTLLTKRRAVDLCRVATCLCRPVI; translated from the coding sequence ATGGGGACGCTCCTCACCAAACGGCGCGCGGTCGACCTGTGCCGCGTGGCCACCTGCCTGTGTCGCCCCGTCATCTGA
- a CDS encoding asparaginase produces the protein MGKTYEGGVPLAEVVRSGFVEGVHRGSVVVLDADGATVSGAGDVTSPVFPRSSNKPMQAVGMLRAGLSLTDPADVALVSASHAGEDFHLARVGALLAGAGLDESALHCPPELPVGEEARAAVLRAGGGPTRTQMNCSGKHSGMLLTCLAAGWPLDGYWRPEHPLQQRLRDAVEEFTGERAAAVGVDGCGAPVLAVSLTGLAGAYLRLVSAEPGSVPRTVADAMRAHPEIVGGTQADDTRLMRGVPGLLAKVGAEGVIAAAVPGVGAVALKIDDGAGRARMPVLVSALRRLGLDAPVLSEYAEVPLFGGGLPVGGVRPLR, from the coding sequence GTGGGAAAGACGTACGAGGGCGGCGTGCCGCTCGCCGAGGTGGTCCGGTCCGGGTTCGTCGAGGGCGTGCACCGGGGCTCGGTGGTGGTGCTCGACGCCGACGGCGCGACGGTGTCCGGCGCCGGGGACGTGACCTCCCCGGTCTTCCCGCGCTCGTCCAACAAGCCGATGCAGGCGGTCGGGATGCTCCGCGCCGGGCTGTCGCTGACCGACCCGGCGGACGTGGCGCTGGTCTCGGCCAGCCACGCCGGGGAGGACTTCCACCTGGCCCGGGTCGGGGCGCTGCTGGCCGGCGCAGGGCTGGACGAGTCCGCGCTGCACTGCCCGCCGGAGCTGCCGGTGGGCGAGGAGGCCCGGGCCGCGGTGCTGCGCGCCGGCGGCGGCCCCACCCGTACGCAGATGAACTGCTCCGGCAAGCACAGCGGGATGCTGCTGACCTGCCTGGCCGCCGGCTGGCCGCTCGACGGCTACTGGCGCCCGGAGCACCCGCTGCAGCAGCGCCTCCGCGACGCGGTCGAGGAGTTCACCGGCGAGCGGGCGGCGGCGGTCGGGGTGGACGGCTGCGGCGCTCCGGTGCTCGCGGTCTCACTGACCGGGCTGGCCGGGGCGTACCTCCGGCTCGTCTCGGCGGAGCCCGGCTCCGTGCCGCGGACGGTGGCCGACGCGATGCGCGCCCACCCGGAGATCGTCGGCGGCACGCAGGCCGACGACACGCGGCTGATGCGCGGCGTCCCCGGGCTGCTCGCCAAGGTGGGCGCCGAGGGGGTCATCGCCGCGGCGGTGCCCGGGGTCGGCGCGGTCGCCCTCAAGATCGACGACGGGGCGGGCCGGGCCCGGATGCCGGTGCTGGTCTCCGCCCTGCGCCGGCTCGGGCTGGACGCCCCGGTCCTGTCGGAGTACGCAGAGGTGCCGCTCTTCGGCGGCGGCCTGCCGGTCGGCGGCGTACGCCCCCTCCGGTGA
- a CDS encoding 3-keto-5-aminohexanoate cleavage protein, which produces MTTGTLITVAPTGAESAKAEVPALPVTLDELLLTAKECEALGAAVIHVHIRDDEARPTLDQGRLRETVAALRQNTDLIVQLSSGGAVTDPEADRLAVLDAGPDMASCTMGTLNFGDDVFLNRWEFIVDLHTRMQERGIVPEYEIFDLGHLTALQRLLGKYGLPAGGHVHVDFVMGVPGGMPGTTATLVAAHQALRDLPEGTTFSATGIGRSTIPVMLASLSAGGHLRVGMEDTVTYAKGRPVESNMQLVARAVGFAQLAQRPPLTTVEARELLGVPAAGR; this is translated from the coding sequence ATGACGACAGGGACGTTGATCACGGTTGCCCCCACCGGCGCGGAGTCGGCCAAGGCGGAGGTGCCGGCGCTGCCGGTGACGCTCGACGAGCTGCTGCTCACCGCCAAGGAGTGCGAGGCGCTCGGCGCCGCCGTGATCCACGTCCACATCCGCGACGACGAGGCGAGGCCCACCCTGGACCAGGGGCGGCTGCGGGAGACCGTGGCGGCGCTGCGGCAGAACACCGACCTGATCGTGCAGCTCTCCTCCGGCGGCGCGGTCACCGACCCGGAGGCCGACCGCCTCGCCGTGCTCGACGCGGGGCCCGACATGGCCTCCTGCACGATGGGCACGCTCAACTTCGGCGACGACGTCTTCCTCAACCGCTGGGAGTTCATCGTCGACCTGCACACCCGGATGCAGGAACGCGGCATCGTGCCGGAGTACGAGATCTTCGACCTCGGCCACCTGACCGCGTTGCAGCGGCTGCTCGGCAAGTACGGCCTGCCGGCCGGCGGGCACGTGCACGTCGACTTCGTGATGGGCGTGCCGGGCGGCATGCCGGGCACCACGGCGACGCTGGTCGCCGCCCACCAGGCGCTGCGCGACCTGCCCGAGGGCACCACCTTCTCGGCCACCGGCATCGGTCGCAGCACCATCCCGGTCATGCTGGCGTCGCTCTCGGCCGGCGGGCACCTGCGGGTCGGCATGGAGGACACGGTGACCTACGCCAAGGGGCGCCCGGTCGAGTCCAACATGCAGCTCGTGGCCCGGGCGGTCGGCTTCGCCCAGCTCGCCCAGCGGCCGCCGCTGACCACCGTCGAGGCGCGCGAGCTGCTCGGCGTGCCGGCCGCCGGCCGGTAA
- a CDS encoding DUF1416 domain-containing protein gives MTAPTAAGCAAPDQAAPLPASLDLEKETVITGVVRSDAGEAVPGAYVRLLDSTGEFTAEVVTSSAGQFRFFAAPGDWTLRALSRHGNGDTAVTAGRGVNEVAVTVAS, from the coding sequence ATGACCGCACCCACCGCTGCCGGCTGCGCCGCTCCCGACCAGGCCGCTCCGCTGCCCGCGAGTCTGGACCTGGAGAAGGAGACCGTGATCACCGGCGTCGTCCGGTCCGACGCGGGCGAGGCCGTTCCGGGCGCGTACGTCCGGCTGCTCGACTCGACCGGCGAGTTCACCGCCGAGGTGGTGACCTCGTCGGCCGGCCAGTTCCGGTTCTTCGCCGCGCCGGGCGACTGGACCCTGCGGGCGCTCTCCCGGCACGGCAACGGCGACACCGCCGTGACCGCCGGCCGGGGCGTCAACGAGGTCGCCGTCACGGTCGCCTCCTGA
- a CDS encoding sulfurtransferase has protein sequence MSRDTALVSAEWAEKNTDAPGVVFVEVDEDTSAYDTGHIAGAIKLDWKTDLQDPVRRDFVNKAQFEALLSERGIANDDTVILYGGNNNWFAAYAYWYFKLYGHRDVKLLDGGRKKWELDARPLVTDAVTRPKTRYVAQEPDTSIRAFRDEVVAAIGTKNLVDVRSPDEFAGRLLAPAHLPQEQAQRAGHIPTAISVPWSKAANEDGTFKSDDELRRIYADAGLDDSRETIAYCRIGERSSHTWFVLQELLGHRNVKNYDGSWTEYGSLVGVPVALGDEPGEA, from the coding sequence ATGAGTCGCGACACCGCACTCGTCTCGGCCGAGTGGGCCGAGAAGAACACCGACGCCCCGGGCGTCGTCTTCGTCGAGGTCGACGAGGACACCTCGGCCTACGACACCGGCCACATCGCCGGCGCGATCAAGCTGGACTGGAAGACCGACCTGCAGGACCCGGTGCGCCGGGACTTCGTCAACAAGGCACAGTTCGAGGCGCTGCTCTCCGAGCGCGGCATCGCCAACGACGACACCGTCATCCTCTACGGCGGCAACAACAACTGGTTCGCCGCGTACGCGTACTGGTACTTCAAGCTCTACGGCCACCGTGACGTCAAGCTGCTCGACGGCGGCCGCAAGAAGTGGGAGCTGGACGCCCGCCCGCTGGTGACCGACGCGGTGACCCGCCCGAAGACCCGGTACGTGGCGCAGGAGCCCGACACCTCCATCCGGGCCTTCCGCGACGAGGTCGTGGCCGCGATCGGCACCAAGAACCTGGTCGACGTGCGCAGCCCCGACGAGTTCGCCGGCCGGCTGCTCGCCCCCGCCCACCTGCCCCAGGAGCAGGCGCAGCGGGCCGGGCACATTCCCACCGCGATCAGCGTGCCGTGGTCGAAGGCCGCCAACGAGGACGGCACGTTCAAGTCCGACGACGAGCTGCGCAGGATCTACGCCGACGCCGGTCTCGACGACAGCCGCGAGACCATCGCCTACTGCCGGATCGGCGAGCGCTCCTCGCACACCTGGTTCGTGCTCCAGGAGCTGCTCGGGCACCGCAACGTGAAGAACTACGACGGATCCTGGACCGAGTACGGCTCGCTCGTCGGCGTGCCGGTCGCGCTCGGCGACGAGCCCGGGGAGGCCTGA
- a CDS encoding DsrE family protein has product MLGPMARTLVVKATAGADSPERCAQAFTVAATAAAAGVHVSLWLTGESTWFALPGRAQEFELPHSAPLAELLHVILTTGTVTACTQCAARRDIGPDDVLPGVRIAGAAVFVEEAMAEGTQALVY; this is encoded by the coding sequence ATGCTGGGCCCCATGGCCCGCACTCTCGTCGTCAAGGCCACCGCCGGGGCCGACTCCCCCGAGCGGTGCGCCCAGGCCTTCACCGTCGCCGCCACCGCGGCCGCCGCCGGGGTGCACGTGTCGCTCTGGCTCACCGGGGAGTCGACCTGGTTCGCGCTGCCGGGCCGGGCGCAGGAGTTCGAGCTGCCGCACTCGGCGCCGCTGGCCGAGCTGCTGCACGTGATCCTCACCACCGGCACGGTGACCGCGTGCACCCAGTGCGCCGCCCGGCGGGACATCGGCCCGGACGACGTGCTGCCGGGGGTGCGCATCGCCGGCGCGGCGGTCTTCGTCGAGGAGGCGATGGCCGAGGGCACCCAGGCGCTGGTCTACTGA
- a CDS encoding aminotransferase class IV, which translates to MVASRIAVPGRGLVPPGEPVLRGDDRGVLHGDGLFETMHLRGGRPWLRDAHLARLARAAAAVELALPPAGALTDLLETVSAGWPAGVEGALRLVCTRGPEGGGPPSVYATLGEVPAAARAARRDGVTVATLPLGVAARTRTALDWLPAGIKSTSYAVSTAARRWAARNGVDDALWVSTDGYALEGPTANLVWLAGDTLCTVPAAETGVLPGVTAAWLLAHADALGLRADERLVTPAELRSADGVWLTSSVRGLAEVRTLDAVPLRRCPRTPALRDLLGFPLP; encoded by the coding sequence ATGGTGGCGTCGAGGATCGCCGTGCCGGGGCGCGGGCTGGTGCCGCCCGGCGAGCCGGTGCTGCGCGGGGACGACCGGGGCGTGCTGCACGGCGACGGGCTCTTCGAGACGATGCACCTGCGGGGCGGGCGGCCGTGGCTGCGCGACGCGCACCTGGCCCGGCTGGCCCGGGCGGCGGCGGCCGTCGAACTCGCGCTGCCCCCGGCCGGCGCGCTGACCGACCTGCTGGAGACCGTGAGCGCCGGCTGGCCGGCCGGGGTCGAGGGCGCGCTGCGGCTGGTCTGCACCCGGGGCCCGGAGGGCGGCGGCCCGCCGAGCGTCTACGCCACGCTGGGCGAGGTGCCGGCGGCGGCCCGGGCGGCCCGCCGGGACGGCGTCACCGTGGCGACCCTGCCGCTCGGCGTCGCGGCGCGAACCCGCACCGCCCTCGACTGGCTGCCGGCCGGGATCAAGTCCACCTCGTACGCGGTGAGCACCGCCGCCCGCCGCTGGGCCGCCCGCAACGGGGTGGACGACGCGCTCTGGGTCTCCACCGACGGGTACGCCCTGGAGGGGCCGACGGCCAACCTGGTCTGGCTGGCCGGCGACACCCTCTGCACCGTGCCGGCCGCCGAGACCGGTGTCCTGCCGGGCGTGACCGCCGCCTGGCTCCTCGCCCACGCCGACGCCCTGGGCCTGCGCGCCGACGAGCGCCTGGTCACCCCGGCCGAGCTGCGCTCCGCCGACGGGGTCTGGCTCACCTCGTCAGTCCGGGGCCTGGCGGAGGTCCGCACCCTGGACGCGGTCCCGCTGCGCCGCTGCCCGCGCACGCCCGCCCTGCGGGACCTGCTGGGCTTTCCCCTGCCCTGA
- the mtfM gene encoding small membrane protein MtfM, protein MVTEIGFVSLLVAGLGALAGGLVYLAVRMSRGRW, encoded by the coding sequence ATGGTTACCGAGATCGGGTTCGTCAGCCTGCTGGTCGCCGGCCTGGGCGCGCTCGCCGGTGGCCTGGTCTACCTGGCCGTACGCATGTCGAGAGGACGCTGGTGA
- a CDS encoding Fur family transcriptional regulator, translated as MSESSLAEMLRARGLRLTAQRQLVLQAVLDLGHATPEQVHTAVREVAAGVNITTIYRTLELLERLGLVTHTHLSHGSPTYHAGGEDQHVHLVCRECGAIDEIDPELLRPLVDQLAQQRGFRVDVGHVSLFGVCDRCENGDPK; from the coding sequence GTGTCCGAATCCTCCCTCGCGGAAATGCTCCGCGCCCGTGGGCTGCGGCTGACGGCGCAGCGGCAACTGGTCCTCCAGGCCGTGCTGGACCTGGGGCACGCCACCCCGGAGCAGGTGCACACAGCCGTCCGGGAGGTGGCCGCGGGGGTCAACATCACCACCATCTACCGCACGCTGGAGCTGCTGGAACGGCTCGGCCTGGTCACCCACACCCACCTCTCGCACGGCTCGCCGACCTACCACGCGGGCGGCGAGGACCAGCACGTCCACCTGGTCTGCCGGGAGTGCGGCGCGATCGACGAGATCGATCCGGAGCTGCTGCGCCCGCTGGTCGACCAGTTGGCGCAGCAGCGCGGGTTCCGGGTGGACGTCGGCCACGTCTCCCTCTTCGGCGTCTGCGACCGCTGCGAGAACGGGGACCCTAAATGA